The region GCTAAAGAGCTGGTGACGCTGTTGGTGCAGCATACGCCAGTGACCAAGAAGCCGTGTATCGCGATGTGGCGACGGGAACCGGCGAGCCGGCTTGATCATAAGTCGCCGTCGTAACTACGGATTGTTGGATCCTATCTCCTTGATCAGAACCATTCCAAACCATGATAAGAGTGCAACTAGTACTCACCAACTGCTCCAACGTGTTGCAGTTGTTGGTCCGGTGACTGGACCCAGTGCAACTTGAGTAGTCTCAGGCCACGCACCCGACCAGACGGTAGGCCCTAGTAAAATATTGTCAGCACCTGACAGTGGAAGCTGGAACTGTAAATGTTGACTGACCTGGGATTTTATAGGTGCTAGCATCGGTGCACGGGGCGAGGGGGGTGCGTTCAGTCGAGCAATAAATCTGAACCGAGCGTCAGTGAGTTCATGTGTTCAGAACTACCTTGAAACATACGTTGTAATGAACTCCTGGATCATCGTATTTGTAGGCTCCTGGGAAGGAGACACCTTCCGGGAGCTCCACGgtgccatcaccaaccactTCGATTTGGACGCAGTTTGGATAGAACTGAGCACCACGCCGCGAGTTCTGGTCAAACCGAGCGTCCGCCTCATGGAGACCAACCATCTCAGCACGAATCAGATAGCTACCAAAGTCAGCATCGGCTTGCATCACTGCTATGAGGCCAAGACTCACAAACCAGCCTTCAAGTTTGCCGGAATACGGAAGTTCATGAGTCCATTGTTGGCCTTGATGTCCCATGTTGTTGCCCACTTTCCTGGGGAGAAAGGTGTGGGCCCAAGCTCATACAATCCCTTCTCCCAAATCTTGACAAAAGAGTTCTCGGTTGGCGGATCAGGTGTGAGATAGACAAGCGCAGGGCCATGGTGACTGAAGTCAATCACGTCGTCCGCAATCGTGCGATTGTTGTGATGCCAATCGAGGGTGATGTTGTCTCCGGGGGCCACCTTGATAGTGTGAGGGACTTGGTTGTCTCCCAAAACATTGCAGCGCATGTCGATGGAGTTCAGGTCCTTGACTGGGGAATTGGAGTACCCCCTCGGAGGAGGACCGTTATATGCTGGTGTGCGAATGCCGTTGAAGGTCCCCTGGTCCACACCATTGACGAACACACCCTGCATTGGTTAGTCTCCTGGTTATGTCGAGTGCGAAGGGGGGGCGCATACCCAGATGAACACATGAGCCTGAGCCACGCCCACATTGCTCACTGCCACCGCAGCCGCGAGAACGGCCTGAGACTTGAACTTCATGATTCACAGTTGCAGCTAGGACCTTGATACTCAACAAGATACCCCGATGGATCCAAACAAGAAAGCAGCGCCCTCGTCATTTACATATACACGGCATCAACACAGCCAGGGAGGCCCCCTTCACGCAACGGGTGCAGCATCTTCCGTCGCTTTACGCCGAGAGCTTCTTAATATCGAGCGGGCCGTGGTAGCCGAGGGTGTTTAGCCGGATGGTCAACCTCAAGCTTCTCAAAAAGTATGCTGGCCAGCAACAACCCGATAAGCTCCCAGCTCATCATTTCAACAGCAGATAGATGTCGAGGGGCAATGGGGCCATATTGGGTGTCGTGGTAGGTGTGAGGTCCTCAGATGTCAGAATGTATCTTGGAGGGGTATACTTGACTTCAACAAAGGCCTCAGACCGATATGCCCCAGGAAGCTTATCTCTCAACCAAGGCCAGCTACCCATCACGGTAGGAGCAATCCTATGAAGCGGAACGAGATGGGACCGAAAGAGCGGTGCGTGCCGCGGCTGGCAAATCGTTGTGACGAGAGAGGTATTCGTAACTGAGTCCGTA is a window of Podospora pseudopauciseta strain CBS 411.78 chromosome 1, whole genome shotgun sequence DNA encoding:
- a CDS encoding hypothetical protein (EggNog:ENOG503NTVG; CAZy:AA9; COG:G), coding for MKFKSQAVLAAAVAVSNVGVAQAHVFIWGVFVNGVDQGTFNGIRTPAYNGPPPRGYSNSPVKDLNSIDMRCNVLGDNQVPHTIKVAPGDNITLDWHHNNRTIADDVIDFSHHGPALVYLTPDPPTENSFVKIWEKGLYELGPTPFSPGKWATTWDIKANNGLMNFRIPANLKAGFYLIRAEMVGLHEADARFDQNSRRGAQFYPNCVQIEVVGDGTVELPEGVSFPGAYKYDDPGVHYNIYCSTERTPLAPCTDASTYKIPGPTVWSGAWPETTQVALGPVTGPTTATRWSSWIQQSVVTTATYDQAGSPVPVATSRYTASWSLAYAAPTASPAL